The following are encoded in a window of Telmatobacter sp. DSM 110680 genomic DNA:
- a CDS encoding DUF4112 domain-containing protein, translating into MNMPNGDRKASRTPDSEAKSTRFSQRKGPSVDGILVPSGRWDRGAWLFRDATLRQLEILLDEAFRIPFTKFRFGIDGIIGLVPGLGDVMAGLLSLIIPIAAWTRGVPYITLFRMTANIGIGVLVGSIPILGDVFDIAFKPNRRNYQLLQRHLGEPRRHTWKDWAFLATVLCALGVVFAIPIIIVIWLFAWLIHH; encoded by the coding sequence ATGAATATGCCCAATGGCGACCGGAAGGCCTCACGTACGCCCGATTCTGAAGCCAAATCGACTCGATTCAGCCAGCGCAAGGGCCCATCGGTTGATGGCATCCTCGTGCCGTCAGGGCGCTGGGATCGTGGCGCCTGGCTCTTTCGGGATGCAACACTGCGTCAGCTCGAGATTCTGCTCGACGAAGCATTCCGGATCCCCTTCACCAAGTTCCGCTTCGGCATTGACGGCATCATTGGACTGGTACCGGGACTGGGGGACGTCATGGCGGGGTTGCTCTCCCTCATCATCCCGATTGCTGCCTGGACCCGTGGGGTTCCTTACATCACTTTGTTCCGCATGACTGCCAACATTGGCATCGGTGTACTGGTGGGATCGATTCCCATCCTTGGCGACGTGTTCGATATCGCCTTTAAGCCCAATCGACGTAACTACCAGTTGCTCCAGCGCCACTTGGGTGAACCACGTCGCCACACCTGGAAAGACTGGGCGTTCCTCGCTACTGTCCTGTGCGCGCTAGGAGTCGTTTTTGCGATCCCGATCATAATCGTTATCTGGCTGTTTGCATGGCTTATCCACCATTGA
- a CDS encoding ammonium transporter produces the protein MNPIVRPGRSLSFSQKLTRLAERLRQPMWQKYGATVLAGKLAGVGLTLLVTAGITAIFFAKVYAADTPMKAADIVNPVNTAWTLIAAFLVFGMQVGFTMLEAGFCRSRETVNVLMECIVDTCLCGILFYAIGFAFMFSHGNGFIGYHWFFLQGAPETYESTGVAFLAVWIFQFAFADTCSTITSGAMIGRTGFVGDLLYSLGVSGFIYPIIGHWAWGPDGFLATMGATGYFLPNLGQSFHDFAGSTVVHTIGGFIALAGSIVLGPRLGRKFKRDGGAPMLPHDLTIAATGGLILWFGWYGFNPGSTLSAMDFVGIGRVSANTTLAACAAGLTAMMYAYFLSKKWDVGFTVNGFLAGLVAITCPCYWVTPTGSIILGGVAGVLVCMGVELLEWLRIDDPIGAVPVHGLCGIWGTLSLGFFACGKYGASGPAGPDNSAALSGLFYHGGFTLLKAQFIGSAIITTATFGVAMLLMYLVNLTGTLRVSEEGELYGLDLHEHGISAYPEYVISSLAAPAGMPKDVTGHSPVHEMTSLRSASTTGD, from the coding sequence ATGAACCCCATTGTGCGGCCAGGGAGATCCCTGTCTTTTTCGCAAAAGCTAACCCGGCTGGCAGAACGCCTGCGCCAGCCGATGTGGCAGAAGTACGGCGCGACCGTGCTCGCAGGCAAACTCGCTGGTGTCGGTTTGACGTTGTTGGTCACGGCCGGCATCACCGCAATATTCTTCGCAAAGGTGTACGCAGCTGATACTCCGATGAAAGCTGCTGACATTGTGAATCCTGTAAACACCGCATGGACATTGATTGCGGCCTTCCTCGTGTTCGGCATGCAGGTTGGATTCACGATGCTCGAAGCAGGCTTCTGCAGGTCGCGCGAGACGGTGAACGTGCTGATGGAGTGCATTGTCGACACGTGTTTATGCGGAATTCTTTTCTATGCAATTGGTTTCGCATTCATGTTCAGCCATGGCAACGGATTCATCGGCTACCACTGGTTTTTCCTGCAAGGTGCGCCTGAAACTTATGAATCTACAGGTGTGGCATTCCTCGCGGTATGGATCTTTCAATTCGCATTCGCCGATACCTGCTCCACGATTACCTCCGGTGCCATGATTGGTCGGACGGGTTTTGTCGGCGATTTGCTCTACTCGCTTGGCGTTTCCGGGTTTATCTATCCGATCATTGGCCACTGGGCATGGGGTCCGGATGGCTTTCTGGCGACGATGGGCGCAACCGGTTATTTTCTTCCCAACCTCGGACAGAGCTTCCACGATTTCGCAGGCTCGACGGTCGTTCACACTATCGGTGGATTTATCGCGTTGGCCGGCTCCATTGTTCTGGGGCCAAGGCTGGGGCGCAAGTTCAAACGCGACGGCGGTGCTCCCATGCTGCCGCATGATCTCACCATCGCGGCAACTGGCGGACTGATCCTGTGGTTCGGCTGGTATGGCTTTAATCCTGGTTCCACTCTTTCGGCGATGGATTTTGTGGGTATCGGACGCGTCTCCGCCAATACCACGCTCGCAGCCTGCGCGGCCGGACTTACGGCGATGATGTATGCCTATTTCCTTAGCAAGAAATGGGATGTGGGATTCACGGTGAACGGATTCCTTGCAGGACTTGTTGCGATTACATGCCCCTGCTACTGGGTCACCCCAACTGGTTCCATCATCCTGGGTGGAGTCGCCGGGGTCCTGGTGTGCATGGGCGTGGAGCTACTGGAGTGGTTGCGCATCGACGATCCTATCGGTGCGGTTCCCGTGCATGGCCTGTGCGGTATCTGGGGTACGCTCTCGCTCGGATTCTTTGCCTGCGGCAAGTATGGGGCATCTGGACCAGCGGGTCCTGACAACTCGGCAGCGCTCTCCGGGCTCTTCTATCACGGTGGCTTCACCCTGTTGAAGGCCCAGTTCATTGGCAGCGCAATCATCACGACCGCTACTTTTGGTGTAGCGATGCTGCTGATGTACCTGGTGAACCTGACGGGGACGCTGCGTGTTTCAGAAGAGGGTGAGTTGTATGGACTTGACCTTCATGAGCATGGCATCTCAGCTTATCCGGAGTACGTCATTTCGTCGCTGGCCGCACCGGCTGGCATGCCTAAGGATGTTACTGGGCACTCGCCAGTACACGAGATGACCTCGCTGCGCAGCGCATCCACAACCGGCGATTGA
- a CDS encoding Stp1/IreP family PP2C-type Ser/Thr phosphatase, whose translation MATAVVRYTAAAVTDRGRKRPSNEDAFGFSVESGVYIVCDGMGGAAAGEIASTLAVDEFLRLLTNRNPENTTPLADAAQSAICAANEAIFSRAQRNHRLSGMGTTLVALATCEHHVWVLNIGDSRCYRLRQGRLEQVTSDHSLVEEQVRMGRMTPREALHSPLKNVITRALGTQSQVTPDVFELEAEPGDLFLLCSDGLTRELPDSAIQTLLNDALPLEALSARLVDAAKKAGGHDNITCLLVRAEA comes from the coding sequence TTGGCCACAGCTGTCGTCCGGTATACGGCTGCGGCGGTCACTGACCGCGGGCGCAAACGTCCTTCCAACGAAGATGCCTTCGGGTTTTCCGTTGAGTCGGGTGTTTATATAGTTTGCGACGGAATGGGCGGAGCAGCCGCTGGAGAAATCGCCAGCACCCTCGCCGTTGACGAATTCCTTCGCCTTCTAACCAATCGAAATCCTGAAAATACAACGCCTTTAGCCGATGCGGCTCAAAGCGCGATCTGCGCCGCCAATGAGGCGATCTTCTCACGCGCCCAGCGGAATCACCGGCTGAGCGGGATGGGCACAACGCTGGTGGCATTGGCGACCTGCGAGCACCATGTGTGGGTACTGAACATAGGGGACAGCCGTTGCTACCGGCTCCGCCAAGGTCGCCTGGAGCAGGTAACCAGTGATCACTCACTGGTCGAGGAGCAGGTGCGAATGGGCCGCATGACCCCGCGTGAAGCCCTGCATTCTCCTCTAAAAAACGTGATTACGCGGGCCTTGGGCACGCAGTCGCAGGTGACGCCCGACGTGTTTGAACTCGAGGCCGAACCCGGCGATCTGTTCCTGCTTTGCTCCGACGGATTGACGCGCGAATTACCAGACTCCGCGATTCAGACCTTGCTGAATGACGCACTCCCCCTTGAAGCGCTCTCTGCGAGACTCGTTGACGCTGCAAAAAAGGCGGGCGGTCACGATAACATCACGTGTCTGCTCGTACGCGCAGAGGCGTAG
- a CDS encoding response regulator: MPENVGMILIVEDEKMVADSLAQILCSKGYDARVVYSAEAALQLVEQWFPDLAILDVMLPKMNGIDLAVLLKERFESCHILLFSGQPTVEALVKKAKSEGHEFEIMAKPVHPTVMLEAISKRLSTNGAQHCQA; encoded by the coding sequence ATGCCTGAAAACGTGGGAATGATCTTGATCGTGGAAGACGAGAAGATGGTGGCCGACTCATTGGCCCAGATTCTTTGCTCAAAAGGCTACGACGCACGCGTAGTCTATTCCGCAGAAGCGGCACTTCAACTTGTCGAGCAATGGTTCCCCGATCTCGCGATCCTCGACGTAATGCTTCCGAAGATGAATGGAATCGATCTCGCGGTGCTCCTGAAGGAGCGCTTCGAGAGTTGTCACATTCTGTTGTTTTCCGGGCAGCCAACAGTCGAGGCACTTGTGAAGAAGGCAAAGAGCGAAGGGCATGAGTTCGAGATCATGGCCAAGCCGGTGCATCCGACCGTGATGCTTGAGGCGATCTCGAAACGGCTGTCAACGAATGGTGCGCAGCACTGCCAGGCCTGA